A DNA window from Porphyromonas gingivalis ATCC 33277 contains the following coding sequences:
- a CDS encoding DUF2891 domain-containing protein — MRRIVTIISLLLSVYLLSAQDSSTLLRLVRMPLKSITTEYPNKTGQVINDEADARLTPSQLHPVFFGSFDWHSSVHSHWMLVHTLRIVPDIAMMDSIVAALDHSFTAEKLATEAAYFDRPGGATFERTYGWAWLLKLDEELLRLSQDAAVPSHLASRAAEWHRHMSPLSRTIVARWKAHLPKMTYADRIGTHSNSAFAMAFAYDWAVAMGDSCFRDSLRQKALDLFAKDRAIPAEWEPNATDFFSPSLQEADLMRRIMPADTYRQWFEQFFTAEGLERLCTPPIVSDLNDYHIVHLVGLSFSRAWCMGAIARALPANDGIGMRMRQAAKRHYEEGMKQIFNSNYGGDHWLGSFAAYAYEEIKWLIDRL; from the coding sequence ATGAGAAGAATTGTCACCATCATTTCCCTTTTACTTTCTGTTTATCTCTTGTCGGCGCAAGATTCGAGTACGCTGCTGCGCCTCGTCAGGATGCCACTCAAGAGTATTACGACAGAATACCCTAATAAGACAGGACAGGTGATCAATGACGAAGCCGATGCCCGACTGACCCCCTCTCAGTTGCACCCCGTTTTCTTTGGCTCGTTCGATTGGCACAGCAGCGTACACAGCCACTGGATGCTGGTACATACGCTTCGCATCGTACCCGATATAGCCATGATGGATAGCATCGTCGCTGCTCTCGATCATTCGTTTACGGCGGAGAAGCTCGCAACCGAAGCGGCCTATTTCGACAGACCAGGGGGAGCGACGTTCGAGCGCACCTACGGATGGGCTTGGCTTTTGAAATTGGATGAGGAATTGCTTCGGCTATCTCAGGATGCTGCCGTGCCTTCGCACTTGGCAAGCCGTGCGGCAGAATGGCATCGGCATATGTCCCCTCTCTCTCGGACTATCGTAGCGCGGTGGAAAGCTCATCTCCCCAAAATGACCTACGCCGATAGGATCGGTACGCACTCCAACTCGGCTTTCGCCATGGCCTTTGCCTACGACTGGGCTGTTGCTATGGGAGACAGCTGTTTTCGGGATTCACTCCGCCAAAAAGCATTGGACCTCTTCGCCAAAGACCGAGCCATACCGGCTGAGTGGGAACCTAATGCCACGGACTTCTTTTCTCCTTCGCTGCAAGAAGCCGATCTGATGAGACGAATCATGCCTGCCGATACTTACCGGCAATGGTTCGAACAGTTTTTTACGGCCGAGGGATTGGAACGTCTGTGTACACCTCCCATCGTATCCGATCTGAACGACTATCACATAGTCCATCTCGTAGGACTTTCCTTTTCCAGAGCGTGGTGTATGGGAGCTATAGCGAGGGCTTTACCGGCGAATGATGGCATCGGAATGCGGATGCGACAAGCAGCCAAGCGGCATTACGAAGAGGGCATGAAGCAGATATTCAATAGCAATTATGGTGGCGATCATTGGCTGGGGAGCTTTGCCGCCTACGCCTATGAGGAGATAAAGTGGCTGATCGATCGGCTGTAA